DNA from Streptomyces luteogriseus:
CTCAACTGCAGCCCATGCCCGACGACTGGCGGCGTGCCCTCGCGGTCGTGGCGCACCCGGACGACCTCGAGTACGGCTGCTCGGCGGCGATCGCGGCCTGGACCGACGAGGGCCGCGAGGTCGCCTATGTGCTCGCGACCCGGGGCGAGGCGGGCATCGACACCATCGAGCCAGCGCGGTGCGGGCCGCTGCGCGAGCGGGAGCAGCGGGCGAGCGCGGCTGTGGTCGGCGTGTCGGAGGTGGAGTTCCTCGACCACAAGGACGGCGTCGTCGAGTACGGCACCGCCCTGCGCCGCGACATCGCCGCCGCCATCCGCCGGCACAGGCCCGAGCTGGTCATCACGCTCAACCACCGCGACACCTGGGGCGGCGTCGCCTGGAACACCCCGGACCACGTGGCCGTCGGCCGGGCCACGCTGGACGCCGCCGGTGACGCCGGCAACCGGTGGATCTTCCCCGAGCTCGTCGAGCAGGGACTCGACCCCTGGGACGGAGTGCGCTGGGTCGCCGTCGCGGGTTCCAGCACGCCCACCCACGCCGTCGACGCGACGCCCGGGATGGAACGGGCGGTGCGCTCCCTGCTGGAACACCGCACCTACATCGAGGTGTTGACCAGTGAGGACCCGGAGACGTACGTGCGCGGCTTCCTGACGCAGCACGCGGAGAGGACGGGGGAGCGGTTCGGGGGCCGCCCCGCGGTGGCGTTCGAACTGTTCAGCAGATGATCAGCGGTTGACGAGCAGACGACGGGGGAGCCATGACAGGCAGCGAGGCACTGGCCCATCGGTTCGAGGAGCACCGAGGACACCTCAAGGCGGTGGCCTACCGCATGCTCGGATCGCTCTCCGAGGCGGAGGACGCCGTCCAGGAGGCCTGGCTGAAGCTCAGCCGCACCGACACGAGCGACATCCAGAACCTCGGCGGCTGGCTGACCACGGTGACCGGGCGGGTCTGCCTGGACATGCTGCGCTCACGCACCGCCCGCCGCGAGGAGCCGATGGGCGACACCCAGGACACCGTGGGGGCCTTCGTCCCGGACCCGGTGCTCCGGCCCCTGTCGCACATCGACCCGGCCGAGGAGGTGCTCCAGGCCGACTCCGTGGGCCTGGCCCTGCTCGTCGTGCTGGAGAACCTGACGCCCGACGAGCGGCTCACGTTCGTGCTGCACGACATGTTCGCCGTGCCGTTCGACGACATCGCGCCGATCGTGGAGCGCAGCGCCGCCGCGACCCGGCAGCTGGCGAGCCGCGCCCGGCGCCGGGTGCGTGGCGCGACGCCGTCGAACGAGCCGGACCTCGGCCGGCAGAAGCAGGTGCTCGACGCCTTCCTCGCCGCCTCGCGCGCCGGGGACTTCGAGGCACTGGTGGCCGTCCTGCATCCGGATGTGCTGCTGCGGGCCGACTCCGGCGCCCTCGTGCGGGGGGCGGCCGCCTCCAAGCTGGTCCAGGGCGCGAAGTCGGTGGCGGAGCAGGCGCTCATGTTCGCCCCGTTCACGCTGTCCGCGGAGCTGGTGCTGGTCAACGGCTCGGTCGGAATGATCAACGCACCGGAGGGCCGCATCCAGTCGGTGATGGGCGTGACGATCGCAGACGGCCGCATCACCGACATGTACATCCTGGCCGACCCCGAGCGGCTGCGGCGGCTGGAGGCGCCCCGGGCGTGAGGTGACCGCACCTCACCGGTGACGTGTCGTTTCGTATGCTGAACTGCATGCGAGATCATCACGTCGGGCTGACGGAACTGCGCGGCGACTGCGAACGGTGTTTCGGACTGTGCTGCGTCGCCCTGCCCTTCGCCGCCTCGGCCGACTTCGCGGTCGACAAGGCCGCCGGCACGCCCTGCCGCAACCTCCGGGAGGACCACCGCTGCGGCATCCACGCCAGGCTCCGGCAGAAGGGATTCACCGGCTGCACGGTGTACGACTGCTTCGGTGCCGGGCAGCAGGTCTCGCAGATCACCTTCGGTGGGCGGGACTGGCGGACCGGGCCGCCGGAGCAGGCCCGCCGGATGTTCGACGTGTTCCCGGTGATGCGGCAGCTGCACGAGCTGCTGTGGTACCTGACCGAGGCGCTCGCCCTGCCTGCGGCCCGTCCCGTCCACGCCGAGCTGCGCAAGGCGCTGGCCAAGACCGAGGAGCTCACCGCCGGAACCCCCGAGGAGCTCGCCGGACTGGACGTGGCTGCGCACCGCCAGGAGGTCAACGTCCTGCTGCTGAGGACGAGCGAGCTGGCCAGGGCCGGCACCAGGGGCCGCAGGAAGGACCGCCGGGGCGCGGACCTCGTCGGCGCCCGCCTCAAGGGCGCCGACCTGCGCGGTGCCAGTCTTCGCGGTGCCTGTCTCATCGCCGCCGACCTCACCGGCGCGGACCTGCGGGGCGCCGACCTGATCGGCGCGGACCTGCGCGACACGGACCTCACGGACGCCGACCTGACCGGGGCGTTCTTCCTCACCCAGCCGCAGGTGAACGCCGCCCGGGGGAGTGCCGGGACCCGGCTGCCCGGGTCAGTCACCCGCCCCGGGCACTGGACGGCGCAGGTCTGAGGCCGGCTCCGGCACCGCGGTGCGCCGCTCCGGGCGCAGCCGCAGTCCCTCCGGCATCAGCGTCAGCCGCTCCGTCACGCGCAGTCGGTAGGCGGGGTCGGCCCTCAGCTCGTAGCGCCGCAGCAGCAGCCCGAGCACCAGTGTGGCCTCGTGCAGCGCGAACTGACGGCCGATGCACGCCCGCGCGCCCGTCCCGAACGGCTTGAAGGTGTGCGGGGGCCGCGACCGTACGGCCCGCGCGTCGAAGCGGTCCGGGTCGAACCGTTCGGCGTCCGCGCCCCACACCTCGGGGTCACGGTGCAGCATCGGCGTCAGCACCAGCGCCCAGGCCCCGCGCCGCATGGGATGCTCCCCGGCCAGCACCGTGTCCTCACGGGCCTCCCGGGAGAACGCGGGCGCGGTGGGCCACAGCCGCAGCGACTCGTCCAGCACCCGGCGGACGTAGCGCAGCCGGGCCACTTGCTCATAGGCGGGTTCCGCCGTGTCCCCCCACACCCGGTCCACCTCGGCACGGGCCCGGGCCGCGATCTCGGGGTGACGGGAGAGGTAGTGCAGGGCGAAGGAGAGCGCACCCGAGGTCGTCTCGTGCCCGGCGACGAGGAAGGTGATGACCTGACGGCGGACGTTCTGCGGCGCCAGCCGCTCCCCGGTCTCGGGGTGGGCGGTCTCCAGCATGCGGTCGAGCAGGTCCCCGTCGCCGCCGCCGGTGGCGCGCCGGGCCCGGACCAGTTCGTCGACCGTGTGGTTGAGGTGGGCGATGTCGGCCGCGTTGCGGCGGGTCGCGCTCCGCAGCAGCAGGGGAGCCAGCGGGAAAGGCACGGTGTTGAGCCGTTGCGCGTAGGTCAGCGTGCCCACCATGGCCGTCACGAACGGATGCGGCCGGGAGCGCTCGAACGAATCGAAGTCGTGCCCGAAGCCGGTGCGCGCGATCGTCTCCAGCGTCAGCTTGGTCATGTCGCCGGGCACGTCCACCGCCCGGCCCGTCGCCGCCGCCCGGTCCCAGTGCTCCGTCAGCCGCCGGGCGACGTCCAGCATCATCGGGTGGTAGCCGGCCATGGCGTCGCGGCTGAACCCCGGCGCGAGCACCTCGTGGGCCAGCTGCCAGTTCGGCTCGTGGTTGTACGCCGTGAACAGGCCGTCCCCGGCGACCGGCCGCAGGTTGGCCACGCCGAGCCCCACGTGCTTGGCGAACCGCGCCTCGTCCGCGAGGTCGGCCGCGTGCCGGGCACCCCACACGAACACGAACTCCTTGCCGAACGCCTTCCGCCGGAACACCGGCCCGAGTTGGCGGGCGTAGCGCAGGGAGTCCTGAAGGGGAGTGCTCCGGTTGACGCCCACCACGTCGCCGAGCAGGGGGATCCGGCGCGGCGGATGAGGGATGCGCTCCAGCTCCGGCCAGCCCAGCTCGGCACTGCGGAAACCCTTGGGCTCCCCGGTCCGTGTCGGCGCCTGGGTCATGACGCGATCTCCTTTGATCCGGCGGCGGGTTCGCACGTGTTGTACGTGGGTTCAATAGCGCGGTTCAGTGTGGTCCGGTTGTTGAACCGACGTCAAGTAAAGTGCGGGCATGGCCGCCAACCAGGGCGGGCGCACGCGCCGCCGGCTCAGCACCGAGGAGCGCCGGGAGCAACTCCTGTCGGTCGGGGCCCGGCTGTTCTCGGAGAGCCCCTACGACGACGTGTGGATCGAGCAGGTCGCCGAGATCGCCGGGGTGTCACGCGGGCTGCTGTACCACTACTTCCCGACCAAGCGGGACTTCTTCGCGGCGGTCGTCGAACGCGAGAGCGAGCGCATGCTGCGCATGACGGCGGCGGTGCCCGGCATCCCGGTCCGCGAACAACTAGCGGCCGGACTCGAGACGTTCCTGGAGTACGTCGAGGCGCACGCGCACGGCTACCGGGCCTTCCATCGCGCCGACGCGGCCGGCGACCAGGTGGTCCGGCGGGTCTACCGGCGCGCCCTGGCCGCACAGGAGCGGCAGATCCTCGCCGCGCTCGCCGCGGACCCCGAATTCGGGCCCGCCTTCGAGGACCGGCCGGAGGTCCGGCTGGCCGTGCGCGGCTGGCTGGCGTTCACCACGGCCGTCTGCCTGGAGTGGCTGCGCGGCACGGAGTTGGGCCGGGAGCAGGTGCGCGAGCTGTGCGCGCGCGCCCTGCTCGGCGTTCTCACA
Protein-coding regions in this window:
- a CDS encoding pentapeptide repeat-containing protein, translated to MLNCMRDHHVGLTELRGDCERCFGLCCVALPFAASADFAVDKAAGTPCRNLREDHRCGIHARLRQKGFTGCTVYDCFGAGQQVSQITFGGRDWRTGPPEQARRMFDVFPVMRQLHELLWYLTEALALPAARPVHAELRKALAKTEELTAGTPEELAGLDVAAHRQEVNVLLLRTSELARAGTRGRRKDRRGADLVGARLKGADLRGASLRGACLIAADLTGADLRGADLIGADLRDTDLTDADLTGAFFLTQPQVNAARGSAGTRLPGSVTRPGHWTAQV
- a CDS encoding TetR/AcrR family transcriptional regulator: MAANQGGRTRRRLSTEERREQLLSVGARLFSESPYDDVWIEQVAEIAGVSRGLLYHYFPTKRDFFAAVVERESERMLRMTAAVPGIPVREQLAAGLETFLEYVEAHAHGYRAFHRADAAGDQVVRRVYRRALAAQERQILAALAADPEFGPAFEDRPEVRLAVRGWLAFTTAVCLEWLRGTELGREQVRELCARALLGVLTP
- a CDS encoding PIG-L deacetylase family protein, giving the protein MTTTQLQPMPDDWRRALAVVAHPDDLEYGCSAAIAAWTDEGREVAYVLATRGEAGIDTIEPARCGPLREREQRASAAVVGVSEVEFLDHKDGVVEYGTALRRDIAAAIRRHRPELVITLNHRDTWGGVAWNTPDHVAVGRATLDAAGDAGNRWIFPELVEQGLDPWDGVRWVAVAGSSTPTHAVDATPGMERAVRSLLEHRTYIEVLTSEDPETYVRGFLTQHAERTGERFGGRPAVAFELFSR
- a CDS encoding cytochrome P450 — encoded protein: MTQAPTRTGEPKGFRSAELGWPELERIPHPPRRIPLLGDVVGVNRSTPLQDSLRYARQLGPVFRRKAFGKEFVFVWGARHAADLADEARFAKHVGLGVANLRPVAGDGLFTAYNHEPNWQLAHEVLAPGFSRDAMAGYHPMMLDVARRLTEHWDRAAATGRAVDVPGDMTKLTLETIARTGFGHDFDSFERSRPHPFVTAMVGTLTYAQRLNTVPFPLAPLLLRSATRRNAADIAHLNHTVDELVRARRATGGGDGDLLDRMLETAHPETGERLAPQNVRRQVITFLVAGHETTSGALSFALHYLSRHPEIAARARAEVDRVWGDTAEPAYEQVARLRYVRRVLDESLRLWPTAPAFSREAREDTVLAGEHPMRRGAWALVLTPMLHRDPEVWGADAERFDPDRFDARAVRSRPPHTFKPFGTGARACIGRQFALHEATLVLGLLLRRYELRADPAYRLRVTERLTLMPEGLRLRPERRTAVPEPASDLRRPVPGAGD
- the sigJ gene encoding RNA polymerase sigma factor SigJ gives rise to the protein MTGSEALAHRFEEHRGHLKAVAYRMLGSLSEAEDAVQEAWLKLSRTDTSDIQNLGGWLTTVTGRVCLDMLRSRTARREEPMGDTQDTVGAFVPDPVLRPLSHIDPAEEVLQADSVGLALLVVLENLTPDERLTFVLHDMFAVPFDDIAPIVERSAAATRQLASRARRRVRGATPSNEPDLGRQKQVLDAFLAASRAGDFEALVAVLHPDVLLRADSGALVRGAAASKLVQGAKSVAEQALMFAPFTLSAELVLVNGSVGMINAPEGRIQSVMGVTIADGRITDMYILADPERLRRLEAPRA